A stretch of DNA from bacterium:
AACTCTCTGCCGAAAACCGAGGAAGGCTTCTTCATTGCATGCGAACCATCGAAACCCTTCTGGAACCGCCGCTCGATGATTCTGCTGCCGTTTCTCTTCGCTCGCATCAACACGGCGATATTGGGTGGATCACTTACAGGCATGGAGTCCTGTACAAGGAAGAATATGGTTTTGATGAGACTTTTGAAGCTCTGGTTGCAGATATTCTGGCTCGATTCATCAACAAACATGATCCGGAAAAAGAGCGGATTTGGATCGCAGAATTGCATGGCGAGCGCGTTGGTTCGGTGATGATTGTGGATGCAGGAAACAACGTCGCGCAACTTCGTTTGTTGCTGGTGGAACCCTGGGCGCGTGGTCGCAGGATTGGGAAACGATTGGTGGACGAATGTGTTTCTTTCGCGCGGGCGAAAGGTTATCTCAAAATGAAGCTGTGGACGCAGAGCAATCTGATTGAAGCCAGGCAACTCTATGTGAAAACCGGGTTTCAAGTGGTGAATG
This window harbors:
- a CDS encoding helix-turn-helix domain-containing GNAT family N-acetyltransferase is translated as MQDLVDAFRSFNRFYTRQIGLLNQTLLDSEFSLSQARILFEVAHGSESTATDLEEALRMDAGYLSRMIREFEQQGLIRRVRSTHDSRERWLKLTSKGKKAFALLNQRSSSEAKTLLEKLSAENRGRLLHCMRTIETLLEPPLDDSAAVSLRSHQHGDIGWITYRHGVLYKEEYGFDETFEALVADILARFINKHDPEKERIWIAELHGERVGSVMIVDAGNNVAQLRLLLVEPWARGRRIGKRLVDECVSFARAKGYLKMKLWTQSNLIEARQLYVKTGFQVVNEKTHKSFGHDLVAEVWEMTL